The Diachasmimorpha longicaudata isolate KC_UGA_2023 chromosome 14, iyDiaLong2, whole genome shotgun sequence genome includes a region encoding these proteins:
- the Apkc gene encoding atypical protein kinase C isoform X1 encodes MAWGYWSATSVSDRGRSPRREKDKSSQSQYQTASEVMGVQSCSGVQNSELGLTSEDTSQLLSTQGGGFYTYSVAAAAAAAVAAGKRTPGMMDSTTSTGTSSSLPNEFTLSSGLMGRPGSSNYPPSPGSDSAEYEQPHVTMGLHYPQKHDAHCQEFIHTDVLCHTTMTTAPATTLSLDRRLKGHRSLRFDRSDNPDDDNTDVEIGDEIIVPEVIYESSRTSLTGIGSCVIHGPCGQSNDPGTSISSIASEHYPVAPRPPYATARLDDIKWVFPNVPAAPGMPCQGEDRSIYRRGARRWRKLYRVNGHIFQAKRFNRRAFCAFCQDRIWGLGRQGFKCIQCKLLVHKKCHKVVRKRCLSLQQQQQPPHTPDHSSSDRNGDQAQSDSPQCSPTAHLEDVSADFPVLGQQARRRSGSEDGEELALDTIAGADGGSDMQRQYSLNDFELIRVIGRGSYAKVLMVELKRTRRIYAMKVIKKALVTDDEDIDWVQTEKHVFETASNHPFLVGLHSCFQTPSRLFFVIEFVRGGDLMFHMQRQRRLPEEHARFYAAEISLALNFLHNKGIIYRDLKLDNVLLDHEGHVKLTDYGMCKEGVREGDTTATFCGTPNYIAPEILRGEDYSFSVDWWALGVLLYEMLAGRSPFDIAGASENPDQNTEDYLFQVILQKTIRIPRSLSVKAASVLKGFLNKDPANRLGCAEGQKSFVEIASHAFFKAIDWTMLEQKQVTPPYEPKLQSERDLENFPPEFTNEPVHLTPDDTRVIEKIDQSEFEGFEYVNPLLMSLEDCV; translated from the exons atggcgtGGGGTTATTGGAGCGCAACATCGGTGAGTGATCGTGGTCGTTCGCCCCGTCGTGAGAAGGATAAATCATCTCAATCGCAGTATCAAACAGCCAGTGAAGTGATGGGTGTGCAGAGTTGTTCAGGTGTACAAAATTCAGAATTGGGTTTAACATCCGAGGATACGAGTCAATTATTGAGTACTCAGGGTGGTGGCTTTTATACATATTCAGTAGCCGCAGCCGCAGCAGCTGCTGTTGCCGCTGGTAAACGTACCCCGGGTATGATGGACAGTACAACATCAACGGGCACATCATCAAGTCTACCGAATGAATTTACATTATCCTCAGGATTAATGGGTAGACCGGGCTCGAGTAATTATCCACCATCGCCTGGTAGTGATTCTGCTGAGTATGAACAGCCACACGTTACGATGGGCCTCCATTATCCCCAAAAACATGATGCCCATTGTCAAGAATTTATTCACACAGATGTACTCTGTCATACAACAATGACAACTGCTCCAGCAACAACATTGTCATTGGATCGTCGTCTCAAGGGGCACAGATCACTGAGATTTGATAGATCTGATAATCCAGATGATGATAATACTGATGTGGAAATTGGAGATGAAATTATCGTACCAGAAGTTATTTATGAATCCAGCAGAACGAGCTTAACGGGAATTGGTAGTTGTGTTATTCATGGACCCTGTGGTCAATCCAATGATCCTGGAACTTCAATATCATCAATTGCATCTGAACATTATCCAGTAGCACCACGCCCACCCTATGCCACTGCTCGGCTCGATGACATCAAGTGGG TTTTTCCGAATGTTCCAGCAGCACCGGGAATGCCATGTCAGGGCGAAGACA GAAGTATTTATAGACGTGGCGCTCGCAGATGGAGGAAATTGTACAGAGTTAATGGTCATATATTCCAGGCAAAACGTTTCAATCGC CGAGCATTTTGCGCATTCTGCCAAGACCGCATTTGGGGATTAGGAAGACAGGGCTTCAAGTGTATTCAGTGTAAACTTCTTGTACACAAGAAGTGTCATAAAGTCGTGAGAAAACGGTGTTTGAGCCTTCAACAGCAGCAACAACCACCACATACACcagaccactcgtcctccgaCCGCAATGGTGATCAAGCACAGTCGGATTCACCGCAGTGCAGTCCAACGGCACATTTGGAAGATGTATCTGCTGATTTTCCAGTTCTTGGGCAACAGGCTCGTAGAC GTTCTGGAAGTGAAGATGGAGAAGAATTGGCCCTGGATACCATAGCAGGTGCTGATGGTGGTAGTGACATGCAGAGACAGTATTCCCTGAATGATTTTGAATTGATTCGTGTCATTGGCCGTGGCTCCTATGCTAAAGTACTTATGGTGGAATTAAAACGCACGAGGAGAATTTACGCAATGAAAGTCATTAAGAAAGCGCTTGTCACGGACGATGAGGATATTGACTGGGTACAGACAGAAAAACATGTTTTTGAAACGGCCTCTAATCATCCATTCCTCGTCGGACTTCACTCATGCTTCCAAACGCCGTCGCgtttattttttgtcattgaatTTGTACGTGGGGGTGACTTGATGTTTCACATGCAGAGACAACGTCGTCTTCCTGAAGAACATGCACGATTTTATGCTGCCGAAATAAGTCTCGCCTTAAACTTTTTACATAATAAGG GGATTATCTATCGCGATTTGAAACTGGATAACGTTCTCTTGGATCACGAGGGCCACGTGAAACTAACGGACTACGGTATGTGTAAAGAAGGGGTACGCGAGGGCGATACAACAGCGACATTCTGTGGCACTCCAAATTATATAGCACCGGAGATTCTTCGTGGTGAGGACTACAGTTTTTCCGTCGATTGGTGGGCACTGGGTGTTCTCCTGTACGAAATGTTGGCAGGTCGAAGCCCATTCGACATAGCTGGTGCATCTGAAAATCCAGATCAGAATACGGAAGACTATTTATTCCAAGTTATCCTCCAAAAGACTATCAGAATTCCCAGATCATTGTCTGTTAAAGCAGCTTCCGTTCTCAAGGGCTTCCTCAATAAAGATCCAGCCAACAGATTGGGATGTGCTGAGGGCCAAAAATCATTCGTTGAAATAGCATCACATGCATTTTTCAAGGCCATTGATTGGACAATGTTGGAGCAAAAACAGGTGACACCACCGTACGAACCAAAATTACAATCAGAGAGagatcttgaaaattttccaccagAATTTACAAATGAACCTGTTCATCTCACACCAGATGATACGAgggttattgaaaaaattgatcaaaGTGAATTCGAAGGCTTTGAATATGTGAATCCTCTTCTCATGTCACTCGAGGATTGTGTGTGA